A part of Gramella sp. MAR_2010_147 genomic DNA contains:
- a CDS encoding Crp/Fnr family transcriptional regulator: MNKADWLGLLNYFHEEKWKKNTCIINHQKFLFHFYIITSGRLKMYNVDGISRKEHTLFLLKKGDVFDLFCLLDGSKHKVYYECLDTINVLAIPMDQLRDWLNKNPLYYKNFLSYSGKIMRTLEESVSQLIFADISTRLLKLLVDNIDEKSKQLKLINNLPNKELAHLIGSTRAVVNRHLQKLKKNGSISLQRNQVEIKDISLLLKELENNLKDRK; this comes from the coding sequence ATGAATAAGGCTGACTGGCTTGGTTTATTGAATTATTTTCATGAAGAAAAATGGAAAAAAAACACCTGTATTATAAATCATCAAAAGTTTCTTTTTCACTTCTACATTATTACTTCCGGAAGACTAAAAATGTACAATGTTGATGGAATTAGCCGGAAAGAACATACTTTATTTCTGCTTAAGAAAGGCGATGTCTTTGATCTTTTTTGCCTGCTAGATGGTTCTAAACATAAAGTTTACTACGAGTGCCTTGATACTATTAATGTATTAGCGATCCCCATGGATCAATTAAGGGATTGGCTAAATAAAAACCCTTTATATTATAAGAATTTCTTATCCTATTCCGGGAAAATAATGAGAACCCTGGAAGAAAGCGTCTCTCAATTGATTTTTGCTGATATTTCAACCCGGCTATTAAAGCTCTTAGTTGATAATATAGATGAAAAATCAAAGCAATTAAAGCTTATTAATAACCTGCCGAATAAAGAACTGGCTCATTTAATAGGGTCTACCAGGGCCGTGGTGAACAGGCATCTTCAAAAGTTAAAAAAAAATGGATCTATATCACTTCAAAGGAATCAGGTTGAAATCAAAGATATTTCACTCCTTCTGAAAGAGTTAGAAAACAATTTGAAAGATAGAAAATAA
- a CDS encoding DEAD/DEAH box helicase — protein MASETFGIEKKKVDKKLYDYQQKDIDKIFGVIEQHPENYNLLYQLPTGGGKTVIFSQMTREYIQRTNKKVLILTHRIELCKQTSKMLSGFGVRNKIINSKVKELPDQDDYMCFVAMVETLNNRLNDEKLEIQDIGLVIIDEAHYNSFRKLFKFFEKCFILGVTATPLSSNIKLPMKDNYRELIVGDSISSLIEKGFLAQVNIFSYNVGLTNLKVGMNGDYTVKSSEELYSNYSMQEKLLTAYYERSKGKKTLIFNNGINTSVEVYYTFKNAGLPIRHLDNTTSKQDRKDILKWFKHTPDAIVTSVSILTTGFDEPTVETIILNRATKSLTLYFQMIGRGSRVLKDKDEFNVIDLGNNMARFGHWSAPVDWKQIFRSPDFYFENLLSDEDIERDFQYQMPPEIREQFAKTEDVTFDIEEAYDKVIQKGLKSKAVLEWSMEQHVKMCVENSEDVFDARILAKELKDDISSRIKQYSYCISKSTKNYRDWLEEDYSRKLRMQINKEF, from the coding sequence ATGGCGTCAGAAACATTTGGTATTGAAAAGAAGAAAGTAGACAAGAAGTTATACGACTATCAGCAAAAAGATATAGATAAAATATTTGGGGTGATAGAACAACACCCTGAAAACTACAACCTTCTTTATCAGCTGCCTACGGGTGGTGGGAAAACAGTGATTTTCTCTCAAATGACGAGAGAATATATTCAACGAACAAATAAAAAGGTTCTTATACTTACCCATAGAATAGAGCTATGTAAGCAAACCTCTAAAATGCTGTCAGGTTTTGGCGTTCGGAATAAAATAATCAATAGTAAGGTAAAGGAATTACCAGATCAGGATGATTATATGTGTTTTGTTGCTATGGTGGAAACACTTAATAACAGACTGAATGATGAAAAACTGGAAATTCAGGATATAGGATTGGTGATAATTGATGAAGCTCATTACAATTCATTCAGAAAATTATTCAAGTTCTTTGAAAAGTGTTTTATTCTAGGGGTTACTGCCACTCCTTTAAGTTCCAATATAAAACTTCCTATGAAGGATAATTATAGAGAACTTATTGTAGGAGATTCTATTTCGTCTTTGATAGAAAAAGGTTTTTTGGCACAAGTGAATATTTTCAGCTACAATGTTGGTTTAACGAATCTTAAAGTGGGGATGAACGGTGATTATACCGTAAAATCTTCTGAAGAGTTGTATTCCAATTATAGCATGCAGGAAAAGCTTCTTACCGCCTATTATGAGCGTTCTAAAGGGAAGAAAACCCTAATCTTTAATAATGGAATCAATACTTCTGTAGAGGTTTATTATACTTTTAAAAATGCAGGTTTGCCTATTAGGCACCTGGACAATACTACGAGCAAGCAGGACCGTAAAGATATTTTAAAGTGGTTCAAGCATACGCCAGACGCTATTGTTACTTCTGTAAGTATCCTTACTACAGGATTTGATGAGCCTACTGTAGAAACTATTATCCTGAATCGTGCCACCAAATCGCTTACGCTTTATTTCCAGATGATAGGTCGTGGTTCGCGAGTATTGAAAGACAAAGATGAGTTTAATGTAATAGATCTTGGAAATAATATGGCCAGATTTGGTCATTGGAGCGCTCCTGTTGACTGGAAACAGATATTTAGATCTCCAGATTTTTATTTTGAAAATCTGCTAAGTGACGAAGATATTGAAAGGGATTTCCAATACCAGATGCCTCCAGAAATTCGTGAACAATTCGCAAAGACCGAAGATGTAACTTTTGATATTGAAGAAGCTTATGATAAAGTGATTCAAAAAGGACTTAAATCTAAAGCTGTACTTGAGTGGTCTATGGAGCAACACGTAAAGATGTGTGTAGAAAACAGCGAAGATGTATTTGACGCAAGGATTCTTGCGAAAGAGTTAAAAGACGATATATCTTCCCGTATCAAACAATATTCTTATTGTATAAGTAAAAGCACTAAGAATTACCGGGACTGGCTCGAAGAAGATTATTCTCGTAAATTAAGAATGCAAATTAATAAGGAATTCTAA